The Lasioglossum baleicum chromosome 12, iyLasBale1, whole genome shotgun sequence genome includes a region encoding these proteins:
- the LOC143213893 gene encoding meckelin isoform X3, with protein sequence MYFFLSKSLFLIFHFAFFQLLAANKEVIELSQLWNCKSDEYFDSASLSCICCDTNKNLKPSTDRLRCVCNEFSKQVALKDGYPECIFCGYNRTVTTDRKDCVSCNSITCECTINQIQLDRSINGTLLNIMYCFSCPNNTYPSLDRSKCLSCADFENNYYLNPIYSTQYYTWIRDHCFNKSVFTNDLYANITNLIKFKNHNTDIGNYLREDLEVALYLCKKENKLACEYLSNLCVLNFYSDQIACVLFMQVQSIPVWLFYNKNETVATLNSKKITQRYSLSRYNNDSTLNFKMATFSLHGNFKSLDTPNMPCNLLENVQFGVNYKKKCTLKIKDLLTAETEFMSPYLAFVDKKKVLMHALPVLVKNMNQDTTDISQWQFLRKFFLVDNISGYKTENITDKETRKSNKLSSLIYMKSLTVIVNVQSVEARDKILPPLLIVEYTKLTYEQMSKITHVLLDYKIKFILEHSHIDIVFKIIVAAFLVLAICYSAIKTWNYNKQHYTSISYIRTLFWFFFYTMGSIGTIVIISLISLCMYLFIFYKGQTTPYILLSNDINEKTIIIFTAITVLFKFVEMIGFICRCWNLNVFCIDWEQPKPVAVSNQFEYDLHKNKFLSTRTEIKTTKQKEIINKPGEHSGVSYNLGDINFSAVHSVSEGSMQEANEQNHFHNSSVSIWRTYYIINHWLNLQTIRKTNVTVQLLAVLSIFQIMQLYPWIFAIPEIPSNFSEDDNNFILYYTECVLMYILIYCIQWLLYIGFYERSVHGTADTDLTTLTNNLEKEKNNLCACKGLLPGTDQQTFILSLTKTLRIVLIEFSKQTNLSLNSFLGTNDMSTKKWELIFNAQIKLKQFLCKFLDHCFKDTDYIIKEQQFLEKLCNIMFSEIEEKSVFYIDNNHSFDQVLLYGNEWLIATFELSIFAFIIAVFKDCVLAITVTIAVSTSLLLIAKYNGKKNLYNNVLPNKTFLV encoded by the exons ATGTATTTTTTTCTAAGCAAAAGTCTATTCCTAATTTTCCACTTTGCCTTTTTTCAATTACTTGCTGCAaataaagaagttatcgaaCTGTCTCAATTATGGAATTGTAAGAGTGATGAATATTTCGATAGTGCATCGTTATCTTGTATTTGTTGCGATACAAACAAAAACTTGAAACCATCTACCGATC GATTGCGATGCGTATGTAATGAATTTAGCAAACAGGTAGCGTTAAAAGATGGTTATCCTGAATGTATCTTTTGCGGGTACAATAGAACGGTGACAACAGACAGAAAAGATTGTGTTTCGTGTAACAGTATAACGTGCGAATGTACCATTAATCAAATACAAT TGGATAGAAGCATTAACGGTACATTACTAAATATTATGTACTGCTTTTCTTGCCCCAACAATACTTACCCATCTTTGGATAGATCTAAATGTTTATCTTGCGCTGACTTTGAAAACAATTATTACTTAAATCCTATATATTCGACACAATATTATACATGGATACGAGATCATTGTTTCAATAAAAGTGTTTTTACAAATGATCTATACGCAAATATTACAAATTTGATCAAATTTAAAAATCATAACACAGATATTGGTAACTATCTTAGAGAAGATCTAGAAGTTGCATTATATTTATGTAAG AAGGAAAATAAACTAGCTTGCGAGTATTTATCAAATTTATGCGTCTTAAACTTCTACAGCGATCAAATTGCTTGTGTATTATTTATGCAAGTACAATCGATACCTGTATGgttattttataacaaaaatgaaactGTGGCAACATTGAACAGTAAAAAAATCACACAGAGATACAGTCTATCGAGATATAACAAT GATAGTACATTGAATTTTAAAATGGCAACATTTTCTTTGCATGGTAATTTTAAATCGCTTGATACACCTAACATGCCGTGTAATTTATTGGAAAACGTTCAATTTGGGGTGAACTATAAGAAGAAATGTACACTCAAAATTAAAGATTTACTAACTGCTGAAACAGAGTTTATGTCCCCTTATTTGGCTTTTGTAGATAAGAAAAAAGTTTTAATGCACGCTTTACCCGTACTCGTTAAAAATATGAACCAA gaTACTACCGATATATCGCAATGGCAATTCTTACGCAAATTTTTCCTTGTTGATAATATTAGCGGTTATAAGACAGAAAATATTACAGATAAAGAAACTAGAAAATCCAATAAATTATCTTCATTAATTTATATGAAATCTCTAACCGTTAT TGTAAATGTTCAAAGCGTAGAAGCTAGAGATAAAATACTTCCACCATTACTGATTGTGGAATATACTAAATTAACATATGAACAAATGAGTAAAATTACACATGTTCTATtagattataaaattaaatttattctagaACACAGTCATATTGACATTGTTTTcaag ATAATCGTAGCAGCTTTTTTAGTGTTGGCCATTTGCTATTCTGCTATAAAAACGTGGAATTACAATAAACAACACTatacttctatttcatacataagAACATTATtttggttttttttttatactatGGGTAGTATAGGTACCATCGTTATTATAAGTCTAATTagtttatgtatgtatttatttatattctacaAAGGACAAACAACACCATATATATTATTGTCTAATGATATTAATGAAAAGACCATTATAATATTTACCGCGATAACAGTTCTTTTTAAA tttGTAGAGATGATTGGTTTCATTTGTCGGTGCTGGAATCTAAACGTATTTTGTATCGACTGGGAACAACCGAAACCAGTAGCAGTATCCAACCAATTCGAATATGATTTgcataagaacaaatttttatccaCGCGAACAGAAATCAAAACAActaaacaaaaagaaataataaacaaaCCAGGTGAACATAGCGGCGTTAGCTATAACTTAGGCGACATAAATTTTTCAGCTGTACATTCGGTATCGGAAGGTTCCATGCAAGAAGCAAACGAACAAAATCATTTTCATAATTCATCTGTTAGTATTTGGAGAACATATTATATTATCAACCATTGGCTAAATCTACAAACAATAAGAAAAACAAATGTAACGGTGCAATTACTTGCTGTATTAAGTATCTTCCAG ATAATGCAACTATATCCATGGATCTTTGCAATACCTGAAATACCGTCAAACTTTTCTGAAGAtgataacaattttattttatattacacaGAATGTGTtttaatgtatattttaatatattgcattcaaTGGTTGTTATATATTGGATTCTATGAACG GTCAGTACATGGAACCGCAGATACAGATTTGACGACTTTAACGAACAACttggagaaagaaaaaaataacttatgcgcatgcaaaGGTCTTTTACCTGGAACGGATCAACAGACATTCATACTATCTTTAACAAAGACACTCAGAATTGTTTTAATCGAATTTTCAAAACAAACAAATCTT AGCTTAAATAGTTTCTTAGGAACGAATGATATGTCTACTAAAAAATGGGAATTGATTTTTAATGCACAAATCAAATTGAAGCAGTTTCTGTGTAAATTTCTGGATCATTGTTTTAAAGATACAGATTACATTATTAAAGAGCAACAATTTCTTGAAAAACTATGTAATATTATGTTttctgaaattgaagaaaaatcAGTGTTTTATATTG ATAATAATCATTCGTTCGATCAAGTATTACTTTACGGGAATGAATGGTTAATAGCTACTTTTGAACTATCAATATTTGCTTTTATAATAGCTGTATTCAAAGATTGCGTATTGGCCATTACAGTTACTATAGCGGTATCGACGTCGTTACTTCTAATTGCAAAATATAATGGGAAAaagaatttatataataatgtattaccgaataaaacatttttagtGTAA